TCCGGCGGGCGTCGGCGAGGATCGCGTCCCTGAGGTGCTTCAGGGTCTCCGCCCGAACCGGAGGCTCGACGACGACGGCCACCGTCAGGACCAAGACCGGGCTGTCCCCGGGCAACGGAAAATGCCGCAACCACCGGGTCGCCGTCAGGGCATCCGTGGAACCGTCGGTCGCCAGCAACACGCGCATGCGTTCCTCCTTCTGGACCCCCCAAAGGCCACTGGATGTCCTCGCCGACGCGACGGCCTTCGGGTCGAAGAGCGCCGAAGGCGATCTGCTCGGGCTCAGCCGACCTCCCCCGCGTGGACCCGGCCCAGGTCCCCCTCTGCCCATCTCACCAGGGCCTCGAACGCGTCGGACTTGGTGAGGATCCCGATCGGCCGGTCCCCCTCGACAACGGGCAGCGCGCCGATTCTCCTGTCCAGCATTTCCCGGGCCGCCTCCGTCAACGGCGCGTCCGGCGACACCCTCACGGGGTTCTCGGTCATGATCTCGACGATCGGGGCCCCGGGGGAGAGCAGGCGCTCCCCCCCAAGGAGGAGCCGGAGGACATCGCGATTCGAGACGATCCCTGCGAGGCGCCCGCCATCCATGACGAGCACGTGACGGATCCCCTGCGCCCGCATCAGCCGGATGACCTGCTCCACGGAATGCTCCGGCGACACCGTGACCGGATTCCGACTCATCCACTCCCGTACCGTCCCCAACCCCGCCTGCGGCGTAGCATCCATCTCCCACCCCGCTCCGTCGTTATGCCCGCCAGGCCTGCCGGACCGCGTACCCCTTGGCTTTCAGTGCCCTGATCGCGGGGCCCGGATTGATCGTTGCGACCCGGATCATCGCCTCCTTGACCCCCGCGCCGCTCGCCAG
The DNA window shown above is from Candidatus Methylomirabilis sp. and carries:
- a CDS encoding CBS domain-containing protein, producing the protein MSRNPVTVSPEHSVEQVIRLMRAQGIRHVLVMDGGRLAGIVSNRDVLRLLLGGERLLSPGAPIVEIMTENPVRVSPDAPLTEAAREMLDRRIGALPVVEGDRPIGILTKSDAFEALVRWAEGDLGRVHAGEVG